The genomic window GCGTCGTACACGGCTCGGGAGAACGCTTCGGCTGCGGGCATGCCCCTTCGTAACACGCGATCCCCGCCCGGGCCAGAGGCGGGCGGGGCCGCAGGTCAGACTCCCGTTGTGGCCTTGATCGCACCGGAGTCGACCGCCGCGCGCAGGTCGGTGTGGTCGGCGGCCGTGCGGTCGGCGTAGGCGAGGGCGAAGTCGGCCATGGCCCGGTCGAACCGGTCGGAGCCGCCGAGGTAGGCCGCGATCGCGACCCGCTCCCCGGACCTGGCGTGGGCGCGGGCGAGCGCCCGGCCGCACAGTCCGGCGTAGTCACGCAGCACGGACGGGGACATGTCGCCGATCTCCGCCGTCCCCTTCATGTCGCGCAGCTGCCGCCAGTAGAAGTGTCGGCCCTGGGGCCCGCTGACCCAGCCGAGGAAGATGTCGCTGGCCGCCTGGAGCAGCCGCTGGCCCGCCACGACGCGCTGGCCCTGGTGGCGGTAGGCCGACCGCGGCAGATGCGGTTCGAGCACGGACCGCTGGGCCTCCTTGATCTGGAGGAAGAGGGGGTCGTCGGTGTCCCGGCCGGTCAGCAGCGCCACGTAGCAGCGGGTGCCGACGCTGCCCACGCCGACGACCTTGCGGGCCGCCTCGGTGAACCGGAACCGGTCGAGCAGGACCCGCCGGTCCTCGGGCAGGGTGCCGCGGTAGGCCCCGAGGATCTTGCGCACCTCCGCGGCTTCCGGAAGGTCGAGCGCTTCGAGCAGCGGCGGGTCGTGGACGATGTGGCGCCGGCCTTCGCCGGTCAGCTCGGTGAGCTTGGCCACGGCCTGCAGGCTGGTGCGGCGGCGGGCCTTCGCCACCTGGGCCTCGAAGCGCTCACGGCGCAGTTTCCGCACGAGCGGGGCGATGTCGTCGGTGGTGATGCGCTCGTACCAGACGTCGAGTTCGCCGAGGCCGGCGAGGCGGGCCATCGTCGTCCGGTACGACTCGGCCGCCGCCTGGGCGGCGCGGCG from Streptomyces formicae includes these protein-coding regions:
- a CDS encoding DUF2252 domain-containing protein, which gives rise to MTPDLAEQVRRGRSVRKQVPRSSLGSWIPGADRPDPLDILEEQARSRVPELVPIRYGRMAASPFAYLRGAPAVMAADLAPQPTTGLTVQLCGDAHLLNFGVFASPERTLLFDLNDFDETLPGPFEWDVQRLAASVAVAARDNGQPDEKARRAAQAAAESYRTTMARLAGLGELDVWYERITTDDIAPLVRKLRRERFEAQVAKARRRTSLQAVAKLTELTGEGRRHIVHDPPLLEALDLPEAAEVRKILGAYRGTLPEDRRVLLDRFRFTEAARKVVGVGSVGTRCYVALLTGRDTDDPLFLQIKEAQRSVLEPHLPRSAYRHQGQRVVAGQRLLQAASDIFLGWVSGPQGRHFYWRQLRDMKGTAEIGDMSPSVLRDYAGLCGRALARAHARSGERVAIAAYLGGSDRFDRAMADFALAYADRTAADHTDLRAAVDSGAIKATTGV